Proteins from a genomic interval of Vreelandella profundi:
- a CDS encoding acyl-[ACP]--phospholipid O-acyltransferase — MRGAWPYLIAIFLNAFVDLGHKIVIQNTIFKSYDGTAQVVLTALVNGLILLPFILLFSPAGHVADSYPKVRVLRVSAWAAVAVSLGITAAYYQGWFWLAFAMTLLLAIQSAFYSPAKYGLVRGLFGKPRLAEANGLIQAVTIGAILAGTVAFTALFETWVSPDDQTPAQLLRHIAPLGWLLVLNSALQVVTLYRLPLDNTPRSETPLTWQRYIKGHALKDNLRLIARQPVIRLSIIGLATFWSVGQVLLAAFPAYAKDALSIDNTLVLQGILAASGIGIALGSMLASKLSRNRIETGLIPIGAIGIAVGLWCLPLLTTPVSQAVNFVFIGIMGGLFIVPLNALIQFHAADNELGTVLAANNWIQNIAMLGFLMLTALFALAGVDSHYLLLLIAAVAMVGGGYTIFKLPQSLVRLLLSFLLTRRYRVDVHGLENLPAQGGVLLLGNHISWLDWAMVQIASPRPVRFVMLKSIYQRWYLRWFFKALGCIPIEPGAAAEQALSDVADLLNAGEVVCLFPEGAISRNGQLGEFRRGYERACKMANPDVKIVPFYLRGLWGSQFSHSSSKLKELRHSPLHRSVVVAFGKSLPKDTPADVLKRRIFEQASHSWQRAMDELPTLANAWIQSVKRRPGELALADTLGRPFSASQALTASILLSKRIRKRCPGQNVGLLLPTSSAGVITNMATLLAGKTVVNLNYTANQEALASALAQAEITTVFTSKRFVATLAKRGLAVDQLLGQQQVVYLETLQATISRAERVSTWLAVRLLPTWLLQRCFSRSHDADATAAILFSSGSEGQPKGVILSHLNLMANIKQTSDVLNTQSNDVVMGSLPLFHAFGLTVTQLLPLIEGLPLVCHTDPTDAHGIAGAVAKHKATIMFGTSSLLRLFVRSQKVHPLMLDSLRVIVAGAEKLDDSVRTSFALKFYKPIYEGYGATETSPVASVNLPDTLGVHYQQVQRGSKIGSVGMPLPGTGFKVVAPESFEELPTGEAGMILISGPQVMQGYLNDAKRTAEALRDIDDQRWYVTGDKGFLDEDGFLTLIDRYARFAKIGGEMVALGAVEQAVKAALEEPDTALMAVNIPDSRKGERIVLLSETPVDASTVKTAMLANGTKPMMVPSDWLSVDVLPRLGSGKQDIAGAKRLAQEKLAESAK; from the coding sequence ATGAGGGGCGCCTGGCCCTACTTGATCGCGATCTTTCTCAATGCGTTTGTCGATTTGGGCCACAAGATCGTTATTCAAAACACGATCTTCAAAAGCTATGACGGCACCGCTCAGGTCGTCCTCACGGCGCTGGTCAACGGCTTAATTTTGCTGCCGTTTATTTTACTGTTTAGCCCTGCAGGCCACGTGGCAGATAGCTACCCCAAGGTGCGCGTTTTGCGCGTTTCCGCCTGGGCGGCAGTGGCCGTTTCACTCGGCATCACCGCCGCGTATTATCAGGGGTGGTTCTGGTTAGCGTTCGCGATGACGCTACTGCTGGCCATTCAATCGGCTTTTTACTCCCCGGCCAAATACGGCTTGGTTAGGGGGCTGTTCGGCAAGCCACGCTTGGCGGAAGCCAACGGACTGATTCAGGCGGTCACTATCGGCGCTATTTTAGCGGGCACCGTGGCCTTTACCGCGCTGTTTGAAACCTGGGTGTCGCCTGATGACCAGACGCCAGCGCAGCTGCTACGCCACATTGCACCGCTGGGCTGGCTGCTAGTACTCAATAGCGCTCTCCAAGTGGTCACACTTTATCGCCTGCCATTGGATAACACCCCACGCTCAGAAACACCGCTTACCTGGCAGCGCTACATTAAGGGCCACGCCTTAAAAGATAACCTGCGACTCATCGCGCGTCAGCCCGTCATCCGGCTTTCCATTATCGGCCTGGCTACCTTTTGGTCTGTCGGCCAAGTACTGCTGGCCGCCTTCCCGGCCTATGCCAAAGACGCGCTAAGTATCGATAACACCTTGGTGCTGCAGGGCATTCTCGCTGCCAGCGGTATCGGCATTGCACTGGGATCTATGCTCGCTAGCAAGCTTTCCCGCAACCGCATTGAAACCGGCTTAATCCCGATCGGGGCAATTGGGATCGCAGTAGGGTTATGGTGCCTGCCGCTTTTAACCACACCTGTCAGCCAAGCCGTTAACTTTGTATTTATTGGCATCATGGGTGGGCTGTTTATCGTACCGCTCAATGCGCTGATCCAGTTTCACGCCGCCGACAATGAATTAGGCACCGTGCTGGCCGCCAACAACTGGATTCAAAATATCGCCATGCTGGGCTTTTTGATGCTCACGGCGCTATTCGCACTGGCCGGTGTGGATAGTCACTATCTGCTGCTGCTCATCGCGGCCGTGGCCATGGTCGGCGGTGGTTACACTATCTTCAAGCTACCCCAAAGCCTGGTGCGCCTTCTGCTGAGCTTCCTGCTCACGCGCCGCTATCGCGTGGATGTTCACGGCCTGGAAAACCTACCGGCGCAAGGCGGCGTGTTACTGCTGGGCAACCATATCAGCTGGTTAGATTGGGCCATGGTGCAAATTGCCAGCCCTCGGCCCGTACGTTTTGTCATGCTGAAAAGCATCTACCAGCGCTGGTATCTACGCTGGTTCTTTAAAGCGCTGGGCTGTATTCCTATCGAGCCCGGCGCCGCTGCCGAACAGGCGCTAAGCGATGTGGCCGACCTGCTCAATGCCGGCGAAGTGGTGTGCCTGTTTCCGGAAGGAGCGATTAGTCGCAATGGCCAGCTTGGCGAGTTCCGCCGTGGCTATGAACGCGCCTGTAAAATGGCTAATCCTGACGTCAAAATCGTGCCGTTCTATCTGCGTGGGCTATGGGGCAGCCAGTTCTCACATTCCTCCAGCAAGCTTAAAGAGCTGCGTCATTCCCCGCTGCACCGTTCGGTGGTGGTCGCTTTTGGAAAATCACTGCCCAAGGACACGCCGGCCGATGTACTTAAACGACGCATTTTTGAACAGGCGAGCCACTCCTGGCAGCGGGCCATGGACGAGCTACCCACGCTTGCTAACGCCTGGATTCAAAGCGTTAAGCGCCGCCCAGGCGAGCTTGCTCTGGCCGACACTCTTGGGCGCCCATTCAGTGCCAGCCAAGCGTTAACTGCCAGCATCCTGCTATCTAAACGCATCCGTAAACGCTGCCCTGGGCAAAACGTTGGTTTATTACTGCCTACCAGCAGCGCTGGGGTGATCACCAACATGGCCACCCTGCTAGCGGGAAAAACCGTTGTGAACCTCAATTACACGGCGAACCAAGAGGCGCTGGCGTCCGCTCTCGCCCAGGCAGAGATTACGACGGTGTTCACCTCAAAGCGCTTTGTAGCAACGCTAGCCAAGCGTGGGTTAGCGGTTGACCAGTTACTTGGCCAGCAGCAGGTCGTGTATTTGGAAACCCTACAGGCAACGATTAGCCGCGCCGAGCGTGTCAGCACCTGGCTTGCGGTACGCCTACTGCCCACGTGGCTATTACAGCGCTGCTTTAGCCGTAGCCATGATGCCGATGCAACGGCCGCAATTCTGTTCTCCAGCGGTAGCGAAGGCCAGCCTAAGGGCGTGATATTGAGCCACCTTAACCTCATGGCCAATATCAAACAGACATCTGACGTTCTTAATACACAAAGCAACGACGTTGTGATGGGATCGCTGCCGCTGTTTCATGCCTTTGGCCTCACAGTCACGCAGCTGCTACCGCTCATTGAAGGGTTGCCGCTAGTGTGTCACACCGACCCAACCGATGCCCACGGCATTGCCGGCGCGGTTGCTAAGCACAAGGCGACCATTATGTTTGGCACATCCAGCCTTCTGCGCCTGTTCGTACGCAGTCAAAAGGTGCACCCGCTAATGCTGGATAGCTTGAGGGTGATCGTGGCCGGCGCAGAAAAGCTCGATGACAGCGTGCGCACAAGCTTTGCGCTGAAATTCTACAAACCGATTTATGAAGGCTATGGCGCGACGGAGACATCACCAGTTGCCTCGGTCAACTTACCGGATACCCTGGGCGTTCACTACCAGCAGGTGCAGCGCGGTAGCAAGATTGGCAGCGTAGGCATGCCGCTGCCCGGAACGGGATTCAAAGTCGTTGCGCCTGAAAGCTTCGAAGAACTGCCTACTGGCGAAGCCGGTATGATTTTGATCAGCGGCCCGCAGGTCATGCAGGGCTATCTTAACGACGCTAAACGCACCGCTGAGGCGCTCCGCGACATTGATGACCAGCGCTGGTACGTCACGGGGGACAAAGGATTTCTCGACGAAGACGGCTTTTTAACGCTGATCGACCGCTACGCAAGATTTGCCAAAATTGGCGGCGAGATGGTCGCGCTAGGTGCCGTAGAACAAGCCGTTAAAGCCGCACTTGAGGAGCCCGACACCGCGCTGATGGCGGTCAACATCCCGGATAGCCGTAAAGGCGAACGTATTGTGCTGCTATCGGAAACGCCCGTAGATGCCAGCACCGTAAAAACCGCGATGCTCGCTAACGGTACGAAGCCCATGATGGTACCCAGTGACTGGCTTAGCGTAGATGTTCTTCCGCGCCTGGGGTCCGGCAAGCAGGATATCGCGGGCGCCAAGCGCTTGGCGCAGGAAAAATTGGCCGAAAGCGCGAAATAG
- a CDS encoding helix-turn-helix domain-containing protein — protein sequence MSQAGSLITTLKRQLRAQGKTYADVAQWLALSEASVKRLFAEQHFTLARLECICDQLNIEFAELVQAMQNDEQCLQQLTQAQEQSIADDRELFLVAVCVINGYSFNEIHHQYQLSEAECTQQLVKLERLKLIDLLPGNRIRRRVAANFRWRPGGPIQCFFQQYLASEFFRSRFDSDSEKLMVLNGLLSPAGNEEWQQTMQRLAKEFHALCERESSLPIHKRFGTTSVLAVRQWQSVLFKEYARR from the coding sequence GTGTCCCAGGCCGGCTCACTCATTACGACCTTGAAACGCCAGCTTCGTGCTCAGGGTAAAACCTACGCTGATGTCGCCCAGTGGCTGGCCTTAAGCGAGGCCTCTGTTAAGCGCCTGTTCGCAGAGCAGCACTTCACGCTGGCACGGCTTGAGTGCATTTGTGATCAGCTCAATATTGAGTTCGCCGAGCTGGTGCAGGCCATGCAGAATGATGAGCAGTGTTTACAGCAGCTGACCCAGGCTCAAGAGCAAAGCATTGCCGATGATCGTGAGCTGTTTCTGGTCGCCGTTTGCGTCATTAATGGCTATAGCTTCAACGAAATCCATCATCAATACCAGTTGAGCGAGGCGGAATGCACGCAGCAGCTGGTTAAACTTGAGCGGCTTAAGCTGATTGATTTGTTGCCAGGTAACCGGATAAGGCGCCGGGTAGCCGCAAATTTTCGCTGGCGCCCGGGTGGTCCGATCCAGTGCTTTTTCCAGCAATATCTAGCCAGCGAATTTTTTCGCTCCCGCTTTGATAGCGACAGCGAAAAGTTAATGGTGCTGAACGGCTTATTGTCCCCCGCGGGCAATGAAGAGTGGCAGCAGACGATGCAGCGCCTCGCGAAAGAGTTTCATGCCCTGTGTGAGCGGGAAAGTAGCCTGCCTATCCATAAGCGCTTTGGCACCACGTCTGTGCTGGCCGTTCGCCAGTGGCAATCGGTGTTGTTTAAAGAGTACGCACGCCGTTAA
- a CDS encoding putative RNA methyltransferase gives MTTVPFQALACPLDGKPLTMANNAWRCTAGHSFDIAKQGYVNLFPVQQKRSSDPGDSKAMVAARQRFLDAGFYRPIADAVSDAVLGQTERQPTRDTSFSCLDAGCGEGYYLRRLAGAAQDALPLALMGLDISKWAVLAAAKQDSRLGRQQEHSQAPQIQWVVGSNAHLPVQSQTLDSVLCMFGFPVMDEFARVLKPGGMLLQVEAGPSHLRELREVIYPTLKPERSGEAEVPEGFIHHHTERLCYSLTLEGAEEISDLLAMTPHLYRASAEGRTRAAALETLAITVEVRLVQWLRSE, from the coding sequence ATGACGACTGTCCCTTTTCAAGCCTTGGCATGCCCGCTGGATGGTAAGCCGTTAACAATGGCGAACAACGCCTGGCGCTGCACTGCCGGGCACAGCTTTGATATCGCCAAGCAGGGCTATGTGAACCTGTTTCCGGTGCAGCAAAAGCGCTCAAGCGACCCTGGCGATAGTAAAGCGATGGTGGCTGCTCGGCAGCGCTTTCTTGACGCTGGTTTCTATCGGCCAATTGCAGACGCGGTGAGCGATGCCGTGTTGGGTCAGACGGAGCGGCAGCCGACACGCGATACGTCGTTTAGCTGTTTGGATGCAGGCTGTGGTGAAGGTTACTACCTGCGCCGGTTGGCCGGTGCAGCGCAAGATGCGTTGCCGCTGGCGCTGATGGGGCTGGATATCTCTAAGTGGGCGGTGCTGGCCGCGGCAAAGCAAGATAGCCGACTGGGGAGGCAACAAGAGCATAGCCAGGCGCCGCAAATCCAATGGGTGGTTGGCAGTAATGCGCACTTACCGGTGCAATCACAAACATTAGACAGCGTGCTGTGCATGTTTGGCTTTCCCGTCATGGATGAATTTGCACGCGTGCTGAAACCGGGCGGCATGCTGTTGCAGGTTGAGGCGGGGCCAAGCCATTTACGTGAGCTGCGGGAAGTGATCTATCCCACCTTAAAGCCCGAGCGTTCAGGTGAGGCAGAGGTGCCGGAAGGTTTTATACATCACCATACTGAGCGCCTTTGCTACTCGCTCACACTGGAAGGCGCTGAAGAAATTTCGGATCTGCTGGCGATGACGCCGCATCTTTATCGAGCTAGTGCGGAAGGCCGTACGCGCGCTGCGGCACTTGAAACGCTAGCGATCACGGTAGAGGTGCGTCTAGTGCAGTGGCTGCGAAGTGAGTAG
- a CDS encoding cold-shock protein: MSTGTVKWFNDTKGFGFIAPSDGGDDLFAHFSEIQSDGFKTLQEGANVSFDVTQGKKGLQASNIKQIS; encoded by the coding sequence ATGTCTACTGGCACAGTTAAGTGGTTCAACGATACTAAAGGCTTCGGTTTTATTGCTCCTTCTGACGGCGGCGATGACCTGTTCGCTCATTTCTCTGAAATTCAGTCAGACGGCTTCAAAACCCTGCAAGAAGGCGCTAACGTTTCTTTTGACGTTACCCAGGGTAAGAAAGGCCTTCAGGCTTCAAACATCAAGCAAATCTCCTAA
- a CDS encoding TIGR02450 family Trp-rich protein gives MHTINPRKLHHSKWTAVQPSNKEKHFLVTQLLRDENDNVVDVVIEAIHSHREVIVPWQRLKDASVWKMGWQ, from the coding sequence ATGCACACGATTAATCCCCGCAAGCTACACCACAGCAAATGGACAGCGGTGCAGCCAAGCAACAAAGAGAAACACTTCTTGGTGACCCAACTGCTGCGTGATGAAAACGACAACGTCGTGGATGTCGTGATTGAAGCCATCCACTCGCATCGCGAAGTCATTGTGCCTTGGCAACGTTTAAAAGATGCAAGCGTATGGAAAATGGGTTGGCAGTAA
- a CDS encoding DUF6438 domain-containing protein encodes MRFPTICLAATALAFLMSGCAQHQAASSPDALAEIRYQVGPCYGTCPVYSVAVEADGTTRFTGERHTAIEGERTQAGDSAMFNALQKRLAPWQPDMGATQQTLDCELRATDLPQYTVTWINGEGQEAVLEHDTGCHSDRGRELTNTLRSLNKELNIEQWVQQ; translated from the coding sequence ATGCGTTTCCCAACCATCTGCTTAGCGGCAACGGCACTGGCGTTTTTGATGAGCGGCTGTGCACAGCATCAGGCCGCGAGCAGTCCAGACGCATTGGCTGAAATTCGTTATCAGGTAGGTCCTTGTTACGGCACCTGCCCCGTTTATAGCGTAGCGGTTGAGGCAGATGGCACCACGCGCTTTACGGGCGAGCGCCATACGGCCATTGAAGGTGAACGTACGCAGGCGGGCGATTCTGCGATGTTTAATGCACTACAAAAACGCCTAGCGCCGTGGCAGCCAGACATGGGAGCCACGCAACAAACGCTTGATTGTGAACTCCGAGCCACGGACCTGCCTCAATATACCGTGACTTGGATTAACGGCGAAGGCCAAGAAGCGGTGCTTGAACACGATACGGGCTGTCACTCTGACCGTGGCCGTGAGCTGACCAACACCCTCAGAAGCCTCAATAAAGAGCTGAACATTGAGCAGTGGGTGCAGCAGTAA
- a CDS encoding dicarboxylate/amino acid:cation symporter: protein MTRIWKAYLNASLILRVTIALVLGVLVGLVGGESVAVWLAPLGDLLLRLLTFLIVPIVLFTLMVGVNQSREGSAGRIGGKVFGYYLASSALAIMVGLTVATLFSPGSGMTLNDEASFSVPENPGVVDALLNIVPDNIIGAFAELNMLGIIFTALVFGIALLKMRQSPRQHAMGERLYEVIEALNDVTLKVMSGVLHYVPIGVFAIVAETVSRQGLETLLSLGDMVVVLYIALGMHVLLYCGIMRLFGVKLRTFFREARTPMLTAFATQSSSGTLPLTVNAARRLGISKSIYGFSLPLGATLNMDGAAIRIAISAVFAANVIGAPLDFISMVQIVLIGTLVSVGTAGVPGAGIIMIATVFAQVGLPIETVALLAAIDALVGMGATALNVTGDLVGTSVIARSEGEQLSETPVEEASEVAKG from the coding sequence ATGACACGCATATGGAAAGCCTATTTGAACGCGTCGTTGATTTTACGCGTCACCATCGCGCTGGTGTTGGGTGTGTTAGTCGGGCTTGTTGGCGGTGAGTCAGTGGCCGTTTGGCTGGCGCCGCTGGGGGATTTATTGCTGCGGCTACTTACCTTTCTGATTGTGCCCATCGTGCTGTTTACGCTAATGGTGGGGGTTAACCAGTCGCGTGAGGGCAGCGCAGGACGTATCGGCGGAAAGGTCTTTGGCTATTATCTGGCGTCTTCAGCGCTGGCTATCATGGTGGGCTTAACCGTTGCTACGCTGTTTAGCCCGGGTAGCGGTATGACGCTTAACGACGAAGCCAGCTTTTCGGTGCCTGAAAACCCAGGCGTTGTCGATGCGCTGCTTAACATCGTGCCGGATAATATTATCGGTGCTTTTGCCGAGCTTAATATGCTGGGCATTATTTTTACGGCACTGGTGTTTGGTATTGCGCTGCTAAAAATGCGCCAGTCACCGCGCCAGCACGCGATGGGCGAGCGGCTGTACGAAGTGATTGAAGCGCTAAACGATGTCACGCTAAAAGTGATGTCAGGCGTGCTGCACTATGTGCCCATCGGCGTCTTTGCGATTGTCGCCGAAACGGTGAGCCGTCAAGGCCTGGAAACGCTGCTATCGTTGGGCGATATGGTGGTTGTGCTGTATATCGCGCTGGGCATGCATGTGCTGCTTTATTGCGGCATCATGCGTTTGTTTGGTGTGAAACTACGCACCTTTTTCCGTGAGGCACGCACGCCCATGCTCACGGCGTTTGCCACTCAAAGTAGCTCTGGCACGCTGCCGTTAACGGTCAACGCGGCCCGCCGCTTAGGAATTTCCAAGAGTATTTATGGCTTCAGCCTGCCGCTCGGGGCTACGTTGAATATGGATGGGGCGGCCATTCGTATCGCTATCTCGGCAGTCTTTGCCGCCAACGTGATTGGCGCGCCGTTGGATTTCATCAGCATGGTCCAGATTGTACTGATTGGCACGCTGGTCTCGGTGGGTACTGCCGGGGTGCCGGGCGCCGGTATCATTATGATTGCCACCGTGTTTGCCCAAGTCGGACTGCCGATTGAAACCGTTGCGTTGCTCGCCGCTATTGATGCACTGGTGGGAATGGGCGCCACGGCCTTGAACGTGACCGGCGATTTAGTCGGCACATCGGTGATCGCACGTAGCGAAGGCGAGCAGCTCAGTGAGACGCCTGTAGAAGAAGCGTCAGAGGTTGCAAAAGGGTAG
- a CDS encoding YqaE/Pmp3 family membrane protein — translation MALTATDPIKMIFAVLFPPLGVFLEVGFKGHFWLNIILTLFGFIPGIIHAFYVILKH, via the coding sequence ATGGCGCTTACAGCAACAGATCCAATCAAAATGATTTTTGCGGTTCTATTTCCGCCACTCGGCGTATTTCTTGAAGTCGGATTTAAAGGACATTTCTGGCTGAACATTATTTTAACGCTATTTGGTTTTATACCCGGCATCATCCATGCGTTTTATGTGATATTAAAGCACTAG
- a CDS encoding TonB-dependent receptor family protein: protein MQATSSAMDTLEVTAPRLARELYATPVAVSTLDRDAIAQGQQRTRLDEALVRVPGVFVQNRDNFAQGQRISIRGFGARAPFGVRGITVMVDGIPYTLPDGQAQLDAIDLDSAERIEVIRGPSSVLYGNAAGGVIAVTTADGRDNPGTRLRAEVGSDGYRKTSLQTGGSQGDWSHHVSLSALNVDGYRDQSSTEKYLLNAKLRRELGSGRAITAIINLLENPRSEDPGALNAREVANGRDQAAPNSLALDARQNVDQQLLGLQYEDLSAGPGELYVKGFVAQRDFEQQLPFVGSSRLGYQRDYLGASAEYHHEINVGSLPLSYITGVDVARQNDERFRNDVNAQGVVGEQLAEETQTATSAGVFAQGDLSLSEQVTLSLGARFDRVALDVDDRYQDDGDQSGEQTFTEWSGSAGLSYRYRPQHQAYVNTGTAFETPTFSEFANPSGGGFNPSISPQKAWNREVGLRGYVEPLAMDYDLALFSVRVRDELVPYDEGARTFYQNAGDTDRDGIELALGWQLASQWRLDSALTLARYEFDDFATPTERFDGNRIPGLPEQTWVNQLSWQGLDERFATLETQYVGDMVADNANATEVDSYWLVNLRVGDGWALGSDTRLNAYVGIRNLLDEEHYANVRLNGTFGRFYEPAPGRSVYGGVEVRF from the coding sequence ATGCAAGCGACTTCCAGCGCGATGGATACGCTAGAGGTCACCGCGCCGCGCCTGGCGCGCGAGCTTTACGCAACGCCTGTCGCTGTTTCAACGCTTGACCGCGACGCCATTGCCCAGGGGCAGCAGCGTACTCGGCTAGATGAGGCGTTAGTGCGCGTGCCGGGCGTGTTTGTGCAGAACCGCGATAACTTTGCCCAAGGCCAGCGAATCTCAATTCGAGGTTTTGGCGCACGCGCGCCGTTTGGCGTGCGCGGCATTACCGTGATGGTCGATGGCATTCCCTACACGCTGCCGGATGGTCAAGCACAGCTTGATGCTATTGATTTAGACAGCGCTGAGCGTATTGAGGTCATCCGCGGGCCCTCTTCGGTGCTTTACGGCAACGCGGCTGGCGGAGTGATCGCGGTGACTACCGCCGACGGTCGCGATAACCCAGGAACGCGCCTGCGCGCGGAGGTGGGAAGCGACGGCTATCGAAAAACATCGCTGCAAACCGGCGGCTCCCAAGGTGACTGGTCGCATCATGTAAGCCTTTCGGCGCTCAATGTTGATGGCTACCGTGATCAGAGCTCGACTGAAAAGTATTTGCTGAATGCCAAGCTGCGCCGCGAGTTAGGCAGCGGAAGGGCGATAACGGCCATTATCAATTTGCTTGAAAACCCGCGCTCCGAAGATCCTGGTGCGCTAAATGCACGAGAAGTCGCGAACGGGCGTGATCAGGCCGCACCAAACTCCTTAGCATTAGATGCTCGGCAAAACGTTGATCAGCAGCTGCTTGGCTTGCAGTACGAAGATTTGTCCGCAGGCCCTGGCGAGCTCTACGTAAAGGGCTTTGTTGCGCAGCGCGATTTTGAGCAGCAGCTGCCGTTCGTGGGCAGTAGCCGGTTGGGCTATCAGCGTGATTATCTGGGGGCGAGCGCTGAGTATCACCATGAGATTAACGTGGGCAGCCTGCCGCTAAGCTATATCACCGGTGTTGATGTGGCGCGTCAAAACGATGAGCGCTTTCGTAATGATGTAAACGCCCAGGGCGTGGTGGGCGAGCAGTTGGCGGAAGAGACCCAAACGGCGACCTCAGCCGGCGTATTTGCTCAGGGGGATTTGTCGCTGTCCGAGCAGGTGACGCTCTCGCTCGGTGCGCGCTTTGACCGAGTAGCATTAGACGTGGACGACCGCTATCAGGACGATGGCGATCAAAGCGGTGAGCAAACTTTCACCGAATGGAGTGGCTCGGCAGGGCTGAGCTACCGCTATCGCCCACAGCATCAGGCGTATGTGAATACCGGCACCGCCTTTGAGACGCCCACCTTCTCTGAGTTTGCTAACCCATCGGGTGGCGGTTTCAACCCCTCAATATCGCCGCAAAAGGCTTGGAATCGTGAGGTAGGCCTGCGCGGTTACGTTGAGCCGCTGGCGATGGATTACGACTTGGCACTGTTTTCGGTGCGCGTGCGAGATGAGTTAGTGCCGTATGACGAAGGCGCTCGCACCTTCTACCAAAACGCGGGCGATACTGACCGTGATGGGATTGAGCTGGCGCTAGGTTGGCAGCTAGCCAGCCAGTGGCGATTGGACAGCGCCTTAACGTTGGCGCGCTACGAGTTTGATGACTTTGCAACGCCGACAGAGCGCTTTGATGGTAATCGTATTCCCGGTTTGCCCGAGCAAACATGGGTCAATCAGCTAAGCTGGCAAGGCCTTGATGAACGCTTTGCAACGCTTGAAACCCAGTATGTGGGCGATATGGTTGCAGACAACGCTAACGCAACCGAGGTCGATAGCTACTGGCTGGTCAATTTGCGCGTGGGGGACGGCTGGGCGCTGGGAAGCGACACTCGACTGAACGCTTACGTTGGCATACGTAATCTGCTTGATGAGGAGCATTACGCTAACGTGCGCTTGAACGGCACCTTTGGACGCTTTTACGAGCCAGCCCCAGGACGCAGTGTATATGGCGGAGTGGAAGTAAGGTTCTAA